In Crinalium epipsammum PCC 9333, the following are encoded in one genomic region:
- the cdaA gene encoding diadenylate cyclase CdaA, producing the protein MPSGTGYDPAWAKSLLLHSVDIGLVLALTYLVLLIIGERRTLWMVRGLIVLMLAAAVSKQLKLELLSFVLEKLVLGSALAMAVVFQSEFRRFLEQLGRGQILQLFQPVRRAIPKPDSVIDEMVDAVKELSQNRTGALMILETNSPIDERDFSVPGVKLNAELSKELLQTIFQTTTLLHDGAVFISGDRIVAAGVILPLSDRTASRQLGTRHRAAMGITERVGNCVCIVVSEETGSISLAERGILNRPLTSSKLKELLEAKFSPARDEKAVAPGLRSLGRKILVKGQTIFSRVFRLPSSTSQRKK; encoded by the coding sequence ATGCCTTCGGGTACTGGTTATGACCCCGCTTGGGCTAAATCCTTACTGCTTCACAGTGTAGATATAGGATTAGTTCTAGCTCTCACATATCTAGTGCTGCTCATTATTGGGGAGCGACGTACTCTGTGGATGGTGCGAGGCTTAATTGTCCTGATGCTAGCAGCCGCAGTCAGTAAACAACTGAAGCTCGAACTATTAAGTTTTGTGCTGGAAAAATTAGTGCTTGGCTCTGCGCTGGCGATGGCGGTGGTATTTCAATCAGAATTTCGCCGCTTTTTAGAACAGCTAGGGCGAGGACAAATTTTGCAGTTGTTTCAACCTGTCCGTCGTGCTATTCCCAAACCAGATAGTGTGATCGATGAAATGGTGGATGCGGTAAAGGAATTGTCGCAAAACCGTACTGGGGCGCTGATGATTTTGGAAACTAATAGCCCGATTGATGAGCGCGATTTTTCGGTGCCAGGTGTTAAACTTAATGCCGAACTTTCTAAGGAACTGTTGCAAACCATTTTTCAGACGACAACACTATTACACGATGGAGCGGTTTTTATCAGTGGCGATCGCATTGTTGCTGCTGGGGTAATTTTGCCACTTTCGGATCGTACAGCTTCCCGACAGTTGGGTACACGGCATCGGGCAGCAATGGGAATTACTGAAAGAGTCGGAAATTGTGTGTGTATTGTTGTATCTGAAGAAACAGGTTCCATTTCTTTGGCAGAAAGAGGAATACTCAATCGACCATTGACCAGCAGTAAACTTAAAGAATTGCTGGAGGCGAAATTTTCTCCAGCCCGTGATGAGAAGGCAGTCGCACCTGGTTTACGCAGTCTAGGACGCAAAATTCTCGTTAAAGGGCAGACAATTTTCAGCCGTGTTTTTCGTCTGCCGTCATCCACTTCTCAACGGAAGAAATGA
- a CDS encoding SDR family NAD(P)-dependent oxidoreductase, which yields MGYTALITGGSEGIGKAIALLMANKGYDLVLAARHADRLEATAEEIKALGRDVLTVPTDVRDAEQVNVLVQKALAHYGSIDVLVNNAGIYISGPVEEFSLSDWHQAIDTNLWGYIHTIHALLPHFLQGGSGTIINISSIGGKVPLPYLTPYTTTKFAVTGLTEALHSELAPKGIHVCGIYPSIIKSNFLQRAIFRGKNEEDTKVRREQVEQVVAVPVVEKPEDVANAVWDGLKNRKSEVLVGSANMSAVANRMFPSLMQSIIRRTFKLKDRT from the coding sequence ATGGGTTATACAGCACTAATTACAGGCGGTTCGGAAGGAATTGGTAAAGCAATAGCTTTGTTGATGGCTAATAAAGGATATGATCTGGTACTAGCGGCGCGTCATGCTGACCGCTTAGAAGCTACAGCCGAAGAAATAAAAGCACTTGGTCGTGATGTACTCACTGTCCCTACTGATGTGAGAGATGCTGAACAAGTGAATGTACTTGTGCAAAAGGCACTGGCACATTATGGTTCTATTGATGTGTTGGTCAATAATGCAGGTATTTATATTTCTGGTCCTGTTGAGGAATTTTCTCTCAGTGATTGGCATCAGGCTATAGATACAAATTTATGGGGATATATCCACACAATTCATGCACTATTACCTCATTTTTTACAAGGAGGTAGTGGAACAATTATTAATATCAGTTCGATTGGGGGTAAAGTTCCTTTACCTTATTTAACGCCTTATACTACCACTAAGTTTGCGGTGACAGGTTTAACGGAAGCTTTGCATTCAGAGTTAGCACCTAAAGGCATTCATGTGTGCGGAATTTACCCAAGTATTATTAAGAGTAATTTTTTGCAACGGGCAATTTTTCGGGGTAAGAATGAAGAAGATACTAAAGTGCGCCGTGAACAGGTAGAACAGGTGGTTGCTGTACCTGTGGTAGAAAAACCTGAAGATGTGGCAAATGCTGTTTGGGATGGTTTGAAAAATCGCAAGTCTGAGGTTTTGGTAGGCTCTGCTAATATGTCCGCCGTAGCTAACCGGATGTTTCCTAGTTTGATGCAGTCAATTATTAGGAGAACTTTTAAGTTAAAAGATAGAACCTGA
- a CDS encoding chlorophyll a/b-binding protein yields MQTRPTDLPPVASAYNGKDRNAFLFGLNPQAELWNGRLAMIGFLAYLLWDIAGYSVVRDVLHVLPQYVVR; encoded by the coding sequence ATGCAAACTCGCCCTACTGATTTACCTCCTGTTGCTAGTGCTTATAACGGCAAAGATCGCAATGCATTCTTGTTTGGATTAAATCCTCAAGCAGAATTGTGGAACGGACGTTTAGCAATGATTGGTTTCCTTGCTTATTTACTCTGGGACATCGCTGGCTATAGTGTTGTTCGTGATGTATTGCACGTGCTACCTCAGTACGTCGTTCGTTAA
- a CDS encoding isoprenyl transferase produces the protein MTPKPTIFKELPADIDQNRLPKHVAVIMDGNGRWAKHRGLPRMMGHRRGVDALKDLLRCCSDWGIPALTAYAFSTENWGRPLEEVNFLMMLFERVLRRELEEMIQENVKIRFVGDLMALPASLQAEIERSMAVTANNQGTCFTVATNYGGRQEILQACQAIALQVQQGLLEPDAIDETLFAKHLYTANLTDPDLLIRTSGEMRISNFLLWQLAYAEFYITETLWPDFNRAEFHRALSAYQKRDRRFGKV, from the coding sequence ATGACTCCCAAGCCAACTATTTTCAAAGAGCTACCTGCCGATATCGATCAAAACCGCCTGCCTAAGCACGTAGCGGTAATTATGGATGGAAACGGCAGGTGGGCTAAACATCGAGGTTTACCACGAATGATGGGGCATCGGCGCGGGGTTGATGCCTTGAAAGATTTGCTGCGCTGCTGTAGTGACTGGGGCATTCCAGCACTTACCGCGTATGCTTTTTCTACGGAAAATTGGGGTCGTCCGTTGGAAGAAGTTAATTTTTTGATGATGTTGTTTGAGCGGGTGTTACGGCGCGAACTGGAGGAGATGATCCAGGAAAATGTCAAAATTAGGTTTGTAGGAGATTTAATGGCGCTACCAGCGTCGCTGCAAGCAGAAATTGAGCGTTCAATGGCGGTTACTGCCAATAATCAAGGCACTTGTTTTACTGTAGCGACTAATTACGGTGGAAGACAAGAAATTTTGCAAGCTTGTCAAGCGATCGCACTTCAAGTACAGCAAGGTTTACTAGAACCTGATGCTATTGATGAAACTTTATTTGCTAAACATCTCTATACGGCGAATTTAACTGATCCAGATTTATTAATTCGTACAAGTGGGGAGATGCGAATTAGTAACTTTTTGCTATGGCAATTAGCTTATGCAGAATTTTATATCACAGAAACTTTGTGGCCAGATTTTAACCGAGCAGAGTTTCATCGAGCTTTGTCTGCTTATCAAAAGCGCGATCGCAGATTCGGAAAAGTATGA